The ANME-2 cluster archaeon genome includes a region encoding these proteins:
- a CDS encoding MBL fold metallo-hydrolase → MVHSTIHDLGLEVVRLTTIRNTNRPHLALSFDDHVFAVDTTRTFRNDPIQPDAYLITHAHADHHGRSAMMSTKSVCSKETARALEIRFGRQYKGRTFCIGDTIDINGIEVSTHHSHHTIGSCAFSWENDSGTRILVTGDMKDDSDLPECDFLVTEANYGDPADTSCYFEDDIAGLEQVIGDNVALGAYAFGKAQRAVSIARNAGWHDEISMDSMGYNLTKSLMTDCGPLNEIREYNGGHEGMVIVAPWDLGKLPGSMKKYVLTGRRDYYYPAIHISDHMDVTGLVNMVLTLQPEATLIYHPDGYRPQRLAAHLSKVGYPAVALSEI, encoded by the coding sequence ATGGTTCACTCAACAATACATGACCTCGGTCTTGAAGTTGTACGGCTGACCACTATCCGCAACACCAATCGCCCTCATCTGGCACTTTCTTTTGATGACCACGTTTTTGCTGTAGACACCACCCGGACTTTTAGGAACGACCCTATCCAGCCCGATGCATACCTTATCACCCATGCCCATGCAGACCACCATGGCAGGTCTGCCATGATGTCAACAAAGTCCGTCTGTTCGAAAGAGACCGCCCGGGCACTGGAGATACGGTTTGGCAGGCAATATAAGGGAAGGACGTTTTGTATAGGCGATACCATTGACATCAATGGGATTGAAGTGTCAACTCACCACTCTCACCATACCATCGGTTCATGTGCATTCTCCTGGGAGAATGACAGCGGGACAAGAATACTGGTAACCGGGGATATGAAAGATGATTCAGACCTGCCTGAGTGTGATTTTTTAGTAACTGAAGCCAATTACGGCGACCCGGCAGACACTTCATGCTATTTCGAGGACGATATTGCAGGACTGGAACAGGTTATCGGGGATAATGTCGCCCTTGGTGCTTATGCTTTTGGCAAGGCCCAGCGGGCTGTAAGCATTGCGCGTAATGCAGGGTGGCATGACGAAATATCAATGGACAGCATGGGGTACAACCTGACAAAGAGCCTTATGACCGATTGCGGTCCACTGAATGAAATACGGGAATACAACGGAGGGCACGAGGGTATGGTAATTGTAGCGCCCTGGGACCTGGGGAAACTTCCGGGCAGCATGAAAAAATACGTGCTCACAGGCAGGCGGGACTACTATTACCCGGCCATACATATCAGTGACCACATGGACGTGACCGGCCTAGTAAATATGGTTCTGACACTCCAACCTGAAGCCACCCTTATTTACCATCCTGACGGTTATAGGCCACAGCGGCTGGCAGCACATCTTAGCAAGGTGGGATATCCGGCAGTTGCACTCAGTGAGATATAG
- a CDS encoding DNA recombination protein RmuC has product MMLTDTLLGTIIVLLFILILLVLKQGKVEPRDVESAVSNTWVRLGLDKRLGELTTYAGDIRDNYRSLEQMLRVPTQRGALGEMALETILTDQLPPGMFGIRTKVFDGRVPDAYIRSTVGIICIDSKFPLENYIGFMENVDPKVQDGFKRQFLRDVQGHLDKIAQDYVRPDMGSAEFAFAYIHSEGVYWFLVNEGFEMLRDFTKKGVQIVSPLTLSHKIELIKAGVHARKLSEDAQQVQAALAVLSRRFIEIDDKWRVFHQTHLRNLGNKAGEIDSAYNELRSDFDRIGRLSDE; this is encoded by the coding sequence ATGATGTTGACAGATACCCTGCTGGGAACTATTATCGTCCTGTTGTTCATACTCATTTTGCTCGTGCTGAAACAGGGCAAGGTCGAGCCGAGAGATGTTGAATCTGCAGTATCGAACACCTGGGTAAGGCTCGGTCTTGACAAGCGACTGGGCGAATTGACCACCTATGCAGGTGATATCAGGGATAATTACCGGTCACTTGAGCAGATGCTCCGTGTCCCGACCCAGAGAGGTGCCCTGGGTGAGATGGCACTGGAGACCATTCTTACAGACCAGCTTCCTCCTGGCATGTTCGGTATCAGGACAAAAGTGTTCGATGGCAGGGTGCCAGATGCATACATCAGGTCAACAGTGGGTATTATCTGCATAGATTCCAAGTTCCCGCTTGAGAATTACATCGGCTTTATGGAAAATGTTGACCCTAAAGTGCAGGACGGTTTTAAACGCCAGTTCCTGAGGGATGTACAGGGCCATCTGGATAAGATAGCGCAGGATTATGTGCGTCCTGATATGGGTTCGGCAGAGTTTGCTTTTGCTTACATCCATTCGGAAGGTGTGTACTGGTTCCTGGTCAATGAGGGTTTTGAAATGCTCAGGGATTTCACAAAAAAAGGAGTGCAGATCGTGTCGCCGCTGACCCTGTCCCACAAGATAGAACTGATAAAAGCAGGAGTGCATGCCCGTAAACTATCAGAGGATGCCCAGCAGGTGCAGGCAGCACTGGCAGTGCTGTCCAGGCGTTTTATTGAAATAGATGATAAATGGAGAGTGTTCCACCAGACCCACCTGAGGAACCTGGGTAACAAGGCCGGAGAGATCGATTCGGCATACAATGAACTGAGGAGCGATTTTGACAGGATCGGCAGGTTATCAGATGAATGA
- the phnD gene encoding phosphate/phosphite/phosphonate ABC transporter substrate-binding protein, whose product MSRPSKRYTFSLIILIIVITLSSAGCFGLEPAKNISIDEVESTNGAQPEIQPMRIAVSAMVSPKETMIYYNELLDYVSERTGYPVELVQRETYMEVNDLVENQYIDAGFVCTGAYVEGHDKFGMELLVAPLVNGEPYYYSYIIVSQDSKAETLEDIRGKKFAFTDPLSNTGKLAPTYMLALMGETPDSFFSRYIYTQSHDRSIEAVAKNLVYGAAVDSLIWDYSNETNPEFTSKTKIIRRSDPYGIPPVVVHPDTDPELKNELKNIFLTMHKDPKGAEILEHINIDRFVEIEDSEYDSVRNMSFETRILP is encoded by the coding sequence ATGAGCAGGCCATCGAAAAGATATACTTTTTCATTGATAATTCTTATAATAGTAATTACTTTATCATCAGCTGGCTGTTTTGGACTGGAACCTGCAAAAAATATATCCATTGATGAAGTTGAATCCACAAATGGGGCACAACCAGAGATACAGCCTATGAGAATAGCAGTTTCTGCAATGGTATCCCCAAAAGAAACGATGATATATTATAATGAATTGCTGGATTATGTATCGGAAAGGACTGGCTATCCTGTAGAACTTGTGCAGCGGGAAACCTATATGGAAGTAAATGATCTGGTTGAAAACCAGTATATAGATGCTGGGTTTGTATGTACGGGTGCATATGTCGAAGGTCATGATAAGTTCGGGATGGAACTGCTGGTGGCACCTTTAGTTAATGGTGAGCCATATTATTATTCATACATTATAGTATCACAAGATAGCAAAGCCGAAACTCTTGAAGACATCAGGGGTAAAAAATTCGCCTTTACCGACCCATTATCAAATACGGGAAAACTTGCACCCACATACATGCTGGCACTGATGGGTGAGACACCTGACTCGTTCTTTTCCCGTTATATTTACACCCAAAGTCATGATAGGTCCATTGAAGCCGTAGCAAAGAATCTCGTATATGGTGCAGCAGTGGACAGCTTGATATGGGATTATTCAAATGAAACAAACCCTGAATTCACCTCAAAGACGAAAATTATTAGAAGATCAGATCCATACGGCATACCACCTGTGGTTGTTCACCCGGATACTGACCCTGAATTAAAGAATGAACTTAAAAATATATTCCTGACCATGCACAAAGACCCCAAAGGTGCAGAGATCCTGGAACATATTAACATTGACCGGTTTGTCGAGATTGAAGATAGTGAATACGATTCTGTACGAAATATGAGCTTTGAAACACGAATATTACCATGA
- a CDS encoding PAS domain S-box protein — translation MKPGNNFLDFLIKPLSGFSIRVKLILSVTAILLLLGIISNVFVYQFQTGMMASELQDEGISITRYLAENSVNPILTDDVIELQHLIENIKIAESDVAYVFILNGNGEIIVHTFEGGFPSALLDVNPVNGTSSTRHIKIEGENIFDIAFPVLEGRIGEVHVGMSQTHIDEIVSRSILVSAGFIFISMLIGAVLAYGAGTYISRPIVSLKKGAVELGKGNLGYKVDVDSKDEIGDLAVTFNTMAEKLETLIHEKEVAHQKILETSRYLDTIISGSHDGISVMDSYGRFEFGNKAFFEIGGYEEKDLIGLNFITIIPPDLHDFMLERWEEVQKGMGKPYETQIISKDGTLRDLMVSHKDIEVEGAKKYVVVVKDVTDIKKLDEMKSDIISNISHELRTPMTIMRGFAELAMDEKDPVKRNEYLRKSIKAIDRQNQMIQDLLEIAVSERSTIKLNYEIVNLKDIIDISVKNVEPKASFQEITILNMIENDISVIADSQQLAYALTKLLDNAVKFNKRGGKVEIRSKQGGEHIEISVQDTGIGIAEIDRNKIFDKFYQADSTTTRNYGGSGVGLTITRHIIEAHGGTIRVESERGTGTTFFITLPVEKTITF, via the coding sequence ATGAAACCAGGAAATAATTTTCTTGACTTCCTTATAAAGCCACTATCAGGATTCAGTATAAGGGTCAAGTTGATCTTATCAGTGACAGCTATTCTATTACTCCTGGGTATTATTTCAAATGTTTTTGTTTATCAGTTTCAAACAGGAATGATGGCATCTGAACTGCAGGATGAAGGTATTTCAATTACCCGTTATCTGGCAGAGAATAGTGTTAACCCGATACTTACCGATGATGTGATAGAACTGCAGCATCTCATAGAAAATATCAAAATTGCCGAATCTGATGTCGCTTATGTGTTCATTCTGAATGGAAATGGTGAGATTATCGTGCATACGTTCGAAGGAGGATTCCCGTCTGCTTTGCTGGATGTAAATCCTGTCAATGGAACATCATCCACCAGGCACATTAAGATCGAAGGTGAGAATATATTTGACATAGCATTTCCTGTCCTGGAAGGAAGGATTGGAGAGGTACATGTGGGGATGTCGCAAACACATATCGATGAAATAGTATCTCGTTCAATACTTGTATCAGCGGGATTCATTTTCATTTCAATGCTCATAGGTGCTGTACTGGCATACGGTGCAGGAACATACATATCCCGTCCCATAGTTTCACTAAAGAAAGGTGCAGTGGAGCTTGGAAAAGGTAATCTTGGTTATAAGGTCGATGTAGATTCCAAGGATGAGATAGGGGATCTGGCTGTAACATTCAACACAATGGCAGAAAAACTGGAAACATTAATCCATGAAAAGGAAGTTGCACACCAGAAAATACTTGAAACAAGTAGATATCTCGACACCATTATTTCTGGCAGCCACGACGGCATCTCGGTTATGGATTCTTATGGTCGGTTCGAGTTTGGAAACAAAGCTTTTTTCGAGATAGGGGGTTATGAAGAAAAAGACCTTATCGGATTGAATTTCATAACAATCATACCTCCTGACCTTCATGATTTCATGCTTGAGCGCTGGGAAGAGGTTCAAAAAGGTATGGGGAAGCCATATGAAACACAAATCATCTCAAAGGATGGGACTCTGAGGGACCTGATGGTCAGTCATAAAGATATTGAGGTAGAAGGAGCAAAAAAATATGTCGTGGTCGTCAAAGACGTTACCGATATCAAGAAACTGGATGAAATGAAAAGCGACATTATCTCCAACATTTCCCATGAGCTCCGTACACCTATGACTATCATGAGAGGTTTCGCAGAACTGGCGATGGATGAAAAAGACCCGGTAAAAAGAAACGAATACCTTAGAAAGTCCATCAAAGCTATTGACAGGCAGAACCAGATGATACAGGACCTGCTGGAAATAGCTGTTAGTGAAAGGAGCACTATCAAACTCAACTATGAGATTGTTAACCTTAAAGACATAATAGATATATCAGTGAAAAATGTTGAACCAAAGGCCAGTTTTCAGGAAATAACGATTTTAAATATGATTGAAAATGATATCTCTGTAATTGCAGACTCACAACAACTGGCTTATGCACTCACCAAACTTCTCGATAATGCAGTCAAGTTCAATAAAAGGGGTGGTAAAGTAGAAATACGGTCAAAACAGGGCGGTGAGCATATCGAGATATCTGTTCAGGACACAGGCATTGGAATTGCAGAGATTGACCGTAACAAGATATTTGATAAATTTTACCAGGCAGACTCCACAACTACCAGGAATTACGGGGGAAGTGGTGTTGGGCTTACCATAACCAGGCATATCATTGAAGCACATGGCGGTACCATCAGGGTTGAGAGTGAACGGGGAACAGGAACTACATTTTTCATAACCCTGCCTGTTGAAAAAACAATTACCTTTTAA
- a CDS encoding isocitrate/isopropylmalate dehydrogenase family protein, with product MSKKVAVIKGDGVGPELVDAMTAVVQAAGTNVELIPCEAGATWWEAHGGNSLIPQETWDLLEKTDACFKGPTTTPGGAGSPRSVAVSIRQKFNLYANVRPTRTFPNTAKPLGDVDFVCVREGTEGLYIGEEVKLTDDVYIAIRKITRTQSSKIARYAFEEAKRRGWKTVVPIHKSNILKLTCGTFLEEVEKVHRDYPGIEVWEYHIDNIAQQLIKNPQIFNESILLSTNLFMDVISEECSALVGSIGLIYSANIGDNYAMFEPAHGSAPKYAGLDKVNPVATILAGAWMLDYLGEREQSKAMFDATEAVISEGKHVTYDMGGSAKLSEMTDAIIARLK from the coding sequence ATGAGCAAGAAAGTAGCAGTAATAAAAGGAGATGGTGTCGGACCGGAACTGGTCGACGCCATGACCGCAGTGGTACAGGCTGCCGGAACGAATGTTGAATTAATACCCTGTGAGGCGGGAGCCACCTGGTGGGAAGCACATGGCGGAAATTCACTTATCCCCCAGGAAACCTGGGACCTGCTTGAAAAGACCGATGCATGTTTTAAAGGACCGACCACCACACCTGGCGGAGCGGGTTCACCCAGGAGTGTGGCTGTATCCATCAGGCAGAAATTCAACCTTTATGCCAATGTCAGGCCGACCAGGACTTTCCCGAACACGGCAAAGCCACTGGGTGATGTGGATTTCGTGTGTGTCAGGGAAGGTACCGAAGGATTGTATATCGGTGAAGAAGTAAAACTTACCGATGATGTTTATATTGCCATCCGCAAGATAACCCGTACCCAGAGCAGCAAAATTGCACGATATGCCTTTGAGGAAGCAAAGCGCAGAGGCTGGAAGACCGTTGTGCCCATCCACAAGAGCAATATACTCAAACTGACCTGCGGCACGTTCCTTGAAGAAGTGGAAAAGGTCCACAGGGATTATCCAGGGATAGAAGTGTGGGAATATCATATCGATAATATAGCCCAGCAATTGATAAAGAATCCACAGATATTCAACGAATCGATATTACTGTCCACGAATCTTTTCATGGATGTCATCAGCGAGGAATGCAGTGCGCTGGTCGGCAGTATCGGGTTGATATACTCTGCCAATATCGGCGACAATTATGCCATGTTCGAACCTGCTCACGGTTCAGCGCCTAAATACGCGGGTCTGGATAAGGTCAATCCGGTAGCTACCATACTGGCAGGGGCATGGATGCTGGATTATCTTGGCGAGAGAGAGCAGTCAAAGGCCATGTTCGATGCCACTGAAGCGGTCATCTCGGAAGGCAAGCATGTAACCTATGATATGGGCGGAAGCGCAAAGTTGAGCGAAATGACAGATGCCATCATTGCCCGGTTGAAATGA
- a CDS encoding isopropylmalate synthase, with product MKVYKDYDDLPKIKLPKGQEVFISDSTIRDGSQMPGIVMSKSQKLQIYEYLHQMGIEKLETFVFNRRDKEAVREMLDRGYEFPEVTGWARANPADIDVVLEMDGIGETGILMSVSDSHIFDKMRLPSREAAQEKYLDAMQYAVDHGLRTRAHIEDMTRADNYGFVYPLIQKIVEIDPDCIIRLCDTLGMGVPFDGVDEPYGIPMMVKYLKDEMGVRNIETHIHDDFGLAVANSLAGYWYGANWTSLTFLGIGERAGNAELEKIMLFLMQRIEGFEKYDLEMVTEFARFMEREIGIRVPRNKAVVGRNIFAHESGIHTAGVIKNPFTYEAYLPERVGGKRLLLVGNSSGLEVLRHKVQETLNELMGVKAKILKRDPRLKSIQADIQRLYDNELRISSISDEELKGYVEKYFMLEPLVESGTHEKTDKS from the coding sequence ATGAAAGTATACAAAGACTATGATGACCTTCCTAAGATTAAATTACCAAAAGGTCAGGAAGTATTTATAAGCGACAGCACAATCCGTGACGGCTCACAGATGCCGGGTATTGTGATGTCCAAGAGCCAGAAACTACAGATCTACGAATACCTCCACCAGATGGGAATAGAGAAACTGGAAACATTCGTTTTTAACAGGCGGGATAAGGAAGCAGTCAGGGAAATGCTGGACAGAGGTTATGAATTCCCTGAAGTTACAGGGTGGGCAAGGGCAAATCCAGCCGACATTGACGTTGTGCTGGAAATGGATGGCATCGGGGAAACAGGCATACTCATGTCAGTATCCGATTCCCATATTTTTGATAAAATGAGGCTGCCATCAAGGGAAGCAGCTCAGGAAAAGTATCTTGATGCGATGCAATATGCTGTGGACCATGGTTTGCGTACTCGCGCACATATCGAGGACATGACCCGTGCCGATAACTATGGATTTGTATATCCCCTCATCCAGAAGATCGTCGAAATTGACCCGGACTGTATCATCAGATTGTGTGATACCCTGGGAATGGGAGTGCCCTTTGACGGAGTAGATGAACCCTATGGCATTCCGATGATGGTCAAATACCTGAAAGATGAAATGGGGGTCAGGAACATCGAGACCCATATCCATGATGATTTTGGCCTGGCTGTGGCAAACTCGCTGGCAGGATACTGGTATGGTGCCAACTGGACAAGTCTGACATTCCTGGGCATAGGCGAGCGCGCCGGCAATGCAGAACTGGAAAAGATAATGTTATTCCTTATGCAGAGGATAGAAGGATTTGAAAAGTATGATCTCGAAATGGTCACTGAGTTCGCCAGGTTCATGGAGAGGGAGATCGGTATCAGGGTGCCAAGGAACAAAGCTGTTGTTGGTAGGAATATATTTGCCCATGAGAGCGGTATCCACACAGCCGGTGTCATCAAGAACCCCTTCACCTATGAAGCCTATTTGCCCGAAAGGGTGGGGGGGAAGCGGCTGCTGTTGGTCGGCAATTCCTCGGGACTGGAAGTGCTCAGGCATAAGGTCCAGGAGACCCTGAACGAATTGATGGGTGTCAAAGCCAAGATACTGAAGCGTGACCCGCGTCTTAAGTCCATACAGGCAGATATTCAACGGCTCTACGACAATGAACTGAGGATATCGTCAATATCTGATGAGGAATTAAAGGGATACGTTGAGAAATACTTTATGCTGGAACCCCTTGTCGAATCCGGGACTCATGAAAAGACAGATAAAAGCTGA
- a CDS encoding RDD family protein → MINNQTVVIVLMLLMWVLIVIVYFGYFIYFYGTSGQTLGKKMLGIKVVSTDGTPLTYKKGLLRVIGYIIASIPIYIGYIWMLFDENKQNWEDKIANTYVVKV, encoded by the coding sequence ATGATAAACAATCAAACGGTAGTAATTGTACTTATGCTTCTGATGTGGGTACTTATTGTAATTGTGTACTTTGGCTATTTCATCTATTTCTATGGCACATCGGGACAGACATTGGGCAAGAAAATGTTAGGTATCAAAGTTGTATCTACCGATGGTACGCCGTTAACATATAAGAAAGGATTATTGAGAGTTATTGGTTATATCATTGCTTCGATCCCAATATATATCGGCTATATCTGGATGCTGTTCGATGAAAATAAACAGAACTGGGAAGACAAAATAGCAAATACCTATGTGGTTAAGGTATAA
- a CDS encoding DUF4013 domain-containing protein, producing MDIVETVKFPANDNEWLKKIVIGGLIMLIPIVNFIAFGYSIKTVRGGIDGKSVLPEWDDWGNLFVKGLIVVIVVIIYMLIPLAVMFLSIGGGVLSLITSGDVTAASIGAIIGGSLISVFLMFIVCLLLPMALSMYAKEDSISAAFRIGELFSRIRSVIGEYIIALIVIYALMFIVSIIAFVPFIGWVVMIFAHFYVALVAANMFGKVYAASGT from the coding sequence ATGGATATAGTTGAAACAGTCAAGTTTCCTGCCAATGACAATGAATGGCTCAAGAAAATAGTGATCGGCGGTCTGATAATGCTGATTCCTATCGTAAATTTCATTGCATTTGGATATTCTATCAAAACGGTACGAGGAGGCATTGATGGGAAATCTGTCCTGCCTGAATGGGATGATTGGGGAAATCTGTTTGTCAAAGGATTGATTGTGGTCATTGTGGTAATTATTTATATGCTCATACCTCTGGCTGTAATGTTCCTTTCAATAGGTGGAGGCGTGCTTTCGTTAATCACATCAGGTGACGTCACCGCTGCCAGTATAGGTGCTATTATTGGAGGTTCGCTGATAAGTGTGTTCCTGATGTTTATTGTATGTCTGCTGTTACCGATGGCATTATCAATGTACGCCAAAGAAGATTCAATAAGCGCTGCATTCAGGATCGGGGAACTGTTTTCGAGGATAAGGTCCGTTATTGGAGAATACATAATTGCATTAATTGTCATATATGCATTGATGTTCATTGTAAGTATCATTGCCTTTGTTCCTTTCATAGGCTGGGTGGTAATGATCTTTGCGCACTTTTATGTAGCTCTCGTAGCTGCAAACATGTTCGGGAAAGTTTACGCAGCATCAGGTACCTGA
- the ccsA gene encoding cytochrome c biogenesis protein CcsA — protein MKRSNTKKILYVATVLVILAAIGIIFFNAPVPINPGERGTYTDSQGQVQYISTDAQWTNYVFSFHIAYFHIAIALTAYLAFLLVFIFSILYLIKGKQEWDIKAAASAEVGVLFGGLTLITGSIWGGGAWGHYWPPGDVRLNTSLVLFFIYLAYLMIRQAVDSPEKQARLCAVFGVIGFISVPISFMSIRIWSSATTHPTVLGPGGGGMTGSAVIVPMVVNVVAFVLLCISLIIYKVDNVNLREELMAAKDKKGV, from the coding sequence ATGAAACGCAGCAATACTAAAAAAATTCTCTATGTAGCTACCGTTCTTGTAATACTTGCAGCCATTGGTATCATTTTCTTCAATGCACCCGTACCTATAAACCCGGGTGAGCGGGGCACTTATACTGATTCCCAGGGTCAGGTGCAGTATATATCCACCGATGCCCAGTGGACAAATTATGTATTCAGTTTCCATATTGCCTATTTCCATATCGCTATTGCACTAACAGCATACCTGGCATTCCTGCTGGTATTTATTTTCAGCATACTCTATCTAATAAAAGGCAAGCAGGAATGGGACATTAAAGCTGCTGCGTCGGCTGAGGTAGGAGTCCTGTTCGGAGGACTTACCCTGATAACCGGTTCCATCTGGGGGGGAGGTGCCTGGGGACATTACTGGCCACCCGGAGATGTGAGGCTTAATACATCACTGGTTCTCTTCTTCATTTACCTCGCCTACCTGATGATCCGGCAAGCTGTGGACTCTCCAGAGAAGCAAGCGCGTCTGTGTGCTGTATTCGGGGTGATAGGTTTCATCAGTGTCCCTATCAGTTTCATGAGCATCCGTATCTGGTCATCGGCCACAACCCACCCAACAGTTCTGGGCCCGGGCGGAGGCGGTATGACCGGCAGTGCAGTTATTGTTCCTATGGTGGTCAATGTGGTTGCATTTGTGCTGCTGTGTATCTCATTGATAATTTATAAAGTTGATAATGTAAATCTGCGCGAAGAACTGATGGCTGCAAAAGATAAAAAGGGTGTTTAG
- a CDS encoding tRNA (cytidine(56)-2'-O)-methyltransferase: MNTVILRLGHRPERDQRVTTHVGLTARALGASGMLLASNDKGVINSLNEVAGRWGGSFFARTVDSWKQEVRTWKDEGGRVVHLTMYGQNLPDVIDEISKESSLMVVVGAEKVPPDIYQAADWNVAVGSQPHSEIAALAVFLDRVNTARGIESLTREFPGGKLKIVPHEQGKVVKEV, encoded by the coding sequence ATGAACACTGTTATACTGCGCCTCGGCCACCGTCCCGAAAGAGACCAGCGTGTCACCACCCATGTAGGACTTACCGCACGGGCACTGGGGGCCAGTGGAATGCTGCTGGCATCGAACGATAAAGGAGTGATCAACAGCCTCAACGAAGTTGCAGGTCGCTGGGGCGGCAGCTTCTTTGCCAGAACCGTGGATTCATGGAAACAGGAGGTGCGCACCTGGAAAGACGAGGGAGGCCGCGTTGTTCACCTGACCATGTACGGGCAGAACCTGCCTGATGTTATTGATGAGATTTCAAAGGAAAGCTCTTTGATGGTAGTGGTAGGTGCGGAAAAGGTGCCCCCTGACATATACCAGGCTGCGGACTGGAACGTGGCTGTCGGTAGCCAGCCCCATTCAGAGATAGCAGCCCTGGCAGTGTTCCTTGACCGCGTGAACACTGCAAGAGGTATTGAATCCCTGACACGGGAATTTCCGGGCGGGAAACTGAAGATAGTACCTCATGAACAGGGAAAGGTAGTCAAGGAAGTATAA
- a CDS encoding MBL fold metallo-hydrolase, producing MNLRFLGGAGEVGRSAVVVDDNILLDYGMKPSDPPQYPIGGVQPDSIIVSHGHLDHCGVVPNLMDMKPGVFMTPVTKDLTALLAKDTMKIANAEGHVLPFIIEDIRDFELHTSTVDYGTPFDASGYEATLYDAGHIPGSSSIYLENKTGSLLYTGDVDNRDTNLLAPAEKLPVADIAIVESTYYGIEHSPRPKLEAAFADSIKATVDNGGWAIIPAFAIGRTQEVLMILEKYGIRSWVDGMGKDVYKIFKKHPDYLKDPARLDKAFKFANPVDSRVRRNVLDEPGVIVTTAGMLNGGPALYYLKQLHSDPRSKVMLTGYQVEGTNGRMALERGHYEDKGKIIPLIAKLELYDFSAHSSDSGLKEMVQDQVDRGCQVIICMHGDRTSEFAAWINENMEVKAIAPDNGDQIYM from the coding sequence ATTAACCTGCGATTTCTTGGAGGAGCCGGAGAGGTCGGCCGCTCGGCTGTGGTAGTGGACGATAATATCCTGCTTGACTATGGCATGAAACCCTCAGACCCGCCCCAGTATCCGATAGGCGGCGTGCAACCCGACTCGATCATTGTGTCCCACGGTCACCTGGACCACTGCGGTGTGGTGCCTAACCTGATGGACATGAAGCCCGGCGTGTTCATGACCCCTGTAACAAAGGACCTGACAGCGCTCCTGGCAAAAGACACCATGAAGATAGCTAATGCAGAGGGACATGTTCTGCCATTTATCATAGAAGATATCAGGGACTTTGAATTGCATACCAGCACGGTGGACTACGGCACCCCCTTTGATGCCTCGGGATATGAAGCCACCCTGTATGATGCAGGACATATCCCGGGCTCGTCATCAATATACCTTGAAAATAAGACCGGCAGTCTGCTCTATACAGGAGATGTGGACAACCGTGACACCAACCTGCTTGCACCGGCAGAGAAATTGCCCGTTGCCGACATCGCGATTGTCGAGAGTACCTATTACGGCATTGAACACAGCCCCAGGCCAAAACTTGAGGCAGCGTTTGCAGACTCTATCAAAGCGACCGTTGACAATGGCGGTTGGGCAATAATACCCGCATTTGCCATCGGACGAACCCAGGAAGTGCTCATGATACTGGAGAAATACGGCATACGGTCATGGGTTGACGGCATGGGAAAGGACGTGTATAAAATATTCAAAAAACATCCTGATTACCTGAAAGACCCTGCAAGGCTTGATAAGGCCTTCAAGTTCGCAAATCCTGTGGATAGCAGGGTAAGAAGAAATGTACTGGACGAGCCCGGCGTCATCGTAACGACCGCAGGCATGTTGAACGGTGGTCCGGCACTGTATTACCTGAAACAATTACACAGCGACCCCAGGTCAAAGGTCATGCTGACAGGATACCAGGTTGAAGGGACCAATGGACGTATGGCACTTGAACGGGGGCATTATGAAGATAAAGGAAAGATAATACCCCTTATTGCTAAACTGGAATTATATGATTTCTCGGCACACAGCAGCGATTCCGGATTGAAGGAAATGGTACAGGACCAGGTTGATAGAGGATGCCAGGTCATAATATGCATGCACGGTGACCGGACATCCGAGTTCGCAGCATGGATCAATGAGAACATGGAAGTCAAAGCAATTGCACCCGATAACGGTGACCAGATATATATGTAA